From the genome of Ralstonia insidiosa:
TGATTAACAATGACGGATGCATCGTTCTAGAGAAATGCGAAGAGTCAATTGCCCGCTAACGTTCGAGCAGCAATGCCTCACCCGGCAGGGTGATTTGGAGTGAACCCATCAGGGCTGGGCTAACGAGTGCAGCAATCGGGGGCGCTGGGCACTCCTGAGCTTGAAGGTGAGCACTACGCTTACGCTGCCAATATCGGCAGCAGCTCACTGCACTGCGGCACTGCCACGACGCGGGGTGACATTCCACTCAACGGAGACTGCGTACGCCGCCGCAAGATGGATGTCGAACGCCTCGCGAAAACGGGAGAAGTACGAACGCAGCGCGGAATACCAACTGACAACCCCAGTACGCGAAACACAATCTTGAGTTAAGCAAGCGGAGGCTCCACCACCCGATCCCGTATGCCGGTTGCCTTTCGATTTACGCTGCGTGACGGCTTTAAGATCCCGCCACCCGCGTGCTGGCGCTCGCGCCACTTGACTCCAGAAATTGGTCAATAGGATGAACTGGTGTGGTTCGTTTGGACCACCACTAGTCCATCACAGACACGCTTACGGCAAGAATCCGTTCACGGGCCAAGAGCAGTGGTTCGAGGCGAAGCCGGCAACCGTACGCGTGAAAGTGCGAGCGCTCAAGAAGATCAAGGACGCAGCCCTGAACGGGTAACGATGGAGAAAACAAAGAGAGCCTCGGCTCTCTTTTTTATGCTGAATCCCGAACAATGCTGCACTGTAGAGCCGCCGGGCGACGCGTTGCTTCGCCTTGCTGAACTCAATGCCACCCTCAACGCCTCGGCCGAGCTGCTAACACCGGCTGACGCATGTGCAATCTGGCACGAACTGAACACCGTTGCCCGAGCACTCAAGCACATCAGCTACCCCAAACAGCCACACCGCCGAACCATCAACGCGGCAATAACTACGGCGCCCACACAGGGTGATCTGCTTGGGTAGCCGAAAACACTCTAGACGCCTGACCGAATACCGTTTCTTGCCTCTGATTTGGATCGCGACCTAGGCGCACCCACGGCACATCCAGTCGTGGCATCGATTAGCCGTGCTGCTAGCTTGATCGTCAACACGAAGCCCGATGCTCTGAAGCGAACTCGGCCGTCGCCCCGCGACAGAAGTCAGTGAAGAACAAGAAAATATTCCGAACGCATTACGCCGGACCGGGGACCATCTATGTTGGGAGACGACTACTCACCCCAGCGGCCGTCCACATCGCGCAGCAGGTGGCCGGCAAGGATGTAGTCCCCCGAGGCAGTAGCCTTGGCATCGAGCTTCTCCAGCTCGCCTGCGGGCAACGCGTCCAAGCTGAACTGACAGTACAAGTTGCGCTGGCGAAACGTCAGCTTGGGGCGTGATAGTCCGACCATCAACGCAATCAGCGACTGAACGGCAATGCTCTCGTGGCCGCGAAACTCCACGCGAACCCCCACCTTCTGGCCCATGCGACCCAACTCGACGGCATCCTGCCACCCCTCCTCGTAATCCAGTTCGATCACGGCGATTCCGCTTGTGTTCAGCAGCCGCAACGCTTCTTCTCGCGTACCAGCGCGCGCTGTTGTCATCGCTTCCCCTATGTCCTTCGTGAACGCCTAGCTTGCACGCCATCACCTCAGTTGTGCGTGCTCATGCAAAAGATAGTTGATGTAGCTGCGCGTCAGGTCGCAGTACAACCGTGCTTCGCCCTCTGTTAGCGTTAGCCCCGAGTTCAGCGTTGCACCATGGCGGATGGCGCCGCCAGTGGGAGACGACAAGTATCCATACACGCTTTCCATCCAGCCTATGACTTGGCTGAGCGTGCGACCGTGATTGAGCCGTCGCAAATCACCAATGATCTTGCTGAAATACTTCCCTGTAACGTCGCCATCCGGATATTGGGCACCCTGAAACGCGGTCGAGATGGTCTCCAACAACCACAGTATCTCCTGCACCGCCGCGCGGTACTCACCAGTGGTGAGGAACGTTTCTGATTTGCTCAGGGATGTCTGGATTAGCGAATTCGCTTGGGCGTCAAGTGAAGGCACATGCGTTGGCACCGCCACCGGCGTTACCAGCGCACCCATGCTGAGTACAGGGGGATCAATCGCGTACCCGCTCGGCGCCAATACCTGATTCACGTAGGGCCACGGAGGGATAGTGGCTGGCTGGAGCCGCTTGGTCGTATCAAGTAGCCCGTCGTACAACGCTTCGATGAACAAAGCTGCGTTTTCGCTCGCGTCCTGCATGTAGGACAGAAGGTCGCTTTCCGCCCAGCTCTCGCTAGAGCTCCGAATGGACGACTTGCCTGCTGCCTGCGCAAAGCGCCGCTTGAATATTTCAAGTAGGTCTTGCCGATCCCCCTGTGAGACCACCTTGCAGATGATCTGCGTGAAAACGTCGCTGACAACGTCGCCGGAGAGCTCCCCCGGCGATTCGAAGCGCCATCGGCCCTCAAATTCCAACATATCGGCTCCCGGTTGACATACCTCGTGCGCGCCTGAAACTCTAGGCGCTGCTGTTTCCCATCGGGCGAATCAATGCTCCATACAAGTCGCTGACGCTGGGATCCACCCACGTGAGATTCAGTTCCTCGTCGAGCCGAATCAGGCCGTTGTCTAGCGCTCGGTGCAGATCCGTTCGGAGCAAAATTCCGTCGGCAGCGGTGTTGTGGCCGAGTGCCCAATCTCGCCCGGGAAGATGAGCCGCGTCCAACAGTTCGGCAACAGCGCATCCTGATAGTGCACATCGCCCATTGAAGCGCTCGATCAACGCACGCCTGAAGGCTGGTTGCTCAGGCCGGACCGGCGTCGTGGTCATCTGCACAGGACTCGTCGATGCCACCTCATCGCTGGTCGATTCGACGTCCCAGTCCGCGGCATGCTGAATTGCCTCCCCGATCAAGGCAAACGTTGCGAATATCTCAGCGCCGACTGAGCGGATATTCCTAATGACGTAGAGTCTCACTTCGGGGCTGTGCTGGACGTTTGTGTTGTCTACTCCTTTGTACCCAAAGACAACATACGCGTTCCGGTAGGCACCCTCACGGATCTTTTCGATCTGCGCACGCCAGTGATAGAAGTTCGGCCTAGTGTCGC
Proteins encoded in this window:
- a CDS encoding PHA-granule associated protein 4; translation: MTTARAGTREEALRLLNTSGIAVIELDYEEGWQDAVELGRMGQKVGVRVEFRGHESIAVQSLIALMVGLSRPKLTFRQRNLYCQFSLDALPAGELEKLDAKATASGDYILAGHLLRDVDGRWGE